A portion of the Candidatus Dadabacteria bacterium genome contains these proteins:
- the mtnP gene encoding S-methyl-5'-thioadenosine phosphorylase yields the protein MKTIGVIGGSGLYEMEGLSDVKTVSMETPWGKPSSSLLTGTLGSVRMVFLPRHGTGHTVSPPEINFRANIYAMKAMGVEWIISVSAVGSLKEEIEPGHIVIPDQFIDNTKRRPSTFFEGGIVAHVSMADPVCSVLSGCLREASLGSGGTVHSGGTYVCIEGPQFSTRAESHLYRKWGADIIGMTAMPEAKLAREAEICYSTIALCTDYDCWNEGHDDVTVSDIIEIMNKNVEAAKKIIAAVVDNIPEERECPCGSALGHSIITSSDCVTEETKKRFELIVKKYM from the coding sequence TTGAAAACCATAGGAGTAATAGGCGGAAGCGGTCTTTATGAAATGGAAGGGCTTTCGGATGTTAAAACCGTTTCCATGGAGACTCCATGGGGTAAACCCTCTTCAAGCCTACTTACAGGAACCCTTGGCAGTGTGCGAATGGTGTTTCTTCCAAGACATGGAACAGGGCACACGGTATCCCCGCCTGAGATAAACTTCCGGGCGAATATATACGCAATGAAAGCTATGGGAGTCGAGTGGATTATATCTGTAAGTGCCGTGGGCAGCTTGAAGGAGGAAATAGAACCAGGGCACATAGTGATACCTGATCAGTTCATTGATAACACTAAGCGGAGGCCTTCTACTTTCTTTGAAGGTGGTATAGTAGCCCACGTTTCAATGGCCGACCCGGTGTGCTCTGTGCTATCAGGTTGTTTGCGGGAAGCATCGCTTGGCTCTGGCGGGACGGTCCACTCGGGAGGAACCTACGTCTGTATCGAGGGTCCCCAGTTCTCTACAAGGGCGGAGAGCCATCTGTACAGAAAATGGGGAGCAGACATAATAGGAATGACCGCAATGCCGGAAGCAAAACTTGCCAGGGAAGCGGAGATCTGCTATTCCACAATAGCCCTTTGCACTGATTATGACTGCTGGAACGAAGGTCATGACGACGTCACGGTTTCGGACATAATCGAGATCATGAATAAAAACGTTGAAGCGGCAAAAAAAATAATAGCCGCTGTAGTTGATAATATCCCTGAAGAAAGAGAATGTCCTTGCGGGAGTGCCTTGGGTCACTCTATAATAACGTCCTCGGACTGCGTAACCGAAGAAACCAAGAAGAGATTTGAACTTATCGTGAAAAAATACATGTAG
- a CDS encoding PfkB family carbohydrate kinase codes for MSIVVVGSVGIDTIETPFGREENVLGGSACYFSLAARNFTDVHMVSSVGEDFPPDYSELLRSRGIDTEGIAISAGETFRWQGRYDYDMKDPETVSVTLGVLGSFDPVVPEKSRDADYLFLANTDPEIQMKVLEQVSSPRIVACDTMNFWIDNKLQELKTLLGRVNILIINDSEARQLSEEPLMVRAARKIMDMGPEFLIVKRGEYGALLFSREDLFFAPSYMLEQVLDPTGAGDTFAGGFMGYVASMDKDLDFAGFKKGVAYGSVLASFTVEDFSVRRLGSLEKEEIERRYGQFLKLSTM; via the coding sequence ATGAGCATCGTCGTTGTAGGGTCAGTAGGAATTGACACCATAGAAACACCTTTTGGAAGAGAAGAAAACGTTCTCGGCGGGTCCGCCTGTTATTTCTCTCTGGCGGCCCGTAATTTTACGGATGTTCATATGGTCTCCTCCGTTGGAGAAGATTTTCCCCCGGATTATTCTGAACTGCTTCGCTCAAGGGGCATTGATACGGAGGGAATAGCGATCAGTGCCGGAGAAACCTTCAGATGGCAAGGCAGATACGACTATGATATGAAAGATCCGGAAACTGTCTCCGTCACCCTTGGTGTTCTGGGATCATTTGACCCTGTGGTTCCCGAGAAATCCAGAGATGCCGATTATCTTTTCTTAGCCAACACGGATCCTGAAATCCAGATGAAGGTCCTTGAACAGGTAAGCTCACCTCGAATTGTGGCCTGCGACACCATGAACTTCTGGATAGACAACAAACTGCAGGAACTGAAGACACTCCTCGGCAGAGTCAACATTCTCATAATAAACGATTCCGAAGCAAGACAGCTATCCGAAGAACCATTGATGGTCAGAGCGGCGAGAAAGATAATGGACATGGGACCGGAATTTCTGATTGTGAAAAGAGGAGAGTACGGAGCTTTGCTTTTTTCTCGGGAAGATCTGTTTTTCGCCCCCAGTTACATGCTTGAGCAAGTGCTTGACCCGACGGGAGCGGGAGATACTTTTGCCGGAGGATTCATGGGCTATGTTGCGTCTATGGATAAAGACCTTGACTTTGCCGGCTTTAAAAAAGGGGTTGCCTACGGAAGTGTTCTGGCTTCCTTTACAGTTGAGGATTTCAGTGTAAGACGTCTGGGCTCGCTAGAGAAAGAAGAAATAGAACGAAGATACGGACAGTTCCTAAAACTGTCGACCATGTAG
- the rsmG gene encoding 16S rRNA (guanine(527)-N(7))-methyltransferase RsmG: protein MTNERLLIEGAEQIGIKNIRTDLFLSYVDLLRKWGSRINLSSVLTDREIIIKHLIDSLTVAEFMPPDSRVIDIGTGAGLPGIPLSIYDPSLKVTLLESVGKKVAFLRDVKRSLGLNGIGIHHGRAEEVDRGMRGSFDRVTFRALGNVGTVVALGTPYLDIGGEMVIMKGPRGKKEWEDYANRYPENMELLFTRELELPFSGEKRVIIVAKPISQQMEPKV, encoded by the coding sequence ATGACTAATGAACGACTTCTTATAGAAGGCGCAGAACAAATAGGCATTAAAAATATCAGAACCGATCTTTTCCTCTCTTATGTTGACCTGCTACGCAAGTGGGGCAGTCGCATAAACCTAAGTTCAGTTCTCACTGACCGAGAAATCATAATCAAGCACCTGATTGATTCCCTTACAGTGGCTGAATTCATGCCTCCCGACTCAAGGGTGATTGACATAGGAACGGGAGCCGGTCTTCCTGGAATTCCGCTTTCTATCTACGACCCGTCCCTCAAGGTTACGCTTCTTGAGTCGGTTGGAAAGAAGGTTGCTTTTTTAAGAGACGTGAAAAGATCTCTCGGACTTAACGGCATTGGTATCCACCATGGTAGAGCGGAGGAAGTAGATAGAGGGATGAGAGGGAGTTTTGACCGGGTGACGTTCCGGGCTCTTGGGAACGTTGGCACTGTCGTGGCTCTCGGTACTCCTTATCTGGATATAGGAGGGGAGATGGTTATAATGAAGGGGCCCCGGGGAAAGAAGGAATGGGAAGATTACGCGAACCGGTACCCGGAAAACATGGAACTTCTTTTTACAAGAGAACTTGAACTGCCTTTTTCAGGTGAGAAAAGGGTGATTATCGTCGCAAAGCCGATATCTCAGCAGATGGAGCCGAAAGTTTGA
- a CDS encoding MFS transporter — translation MSFAQKYRDFSLVTLGNFFFFCNFSSFFLLPLFIKDIGGDEARIGYVMGTFGITSIGAIPFAAYLIDHYGRRRFMLAGSFLMFLVSFLYIFISDLDVKIFLLRLMQGIAFAFFFTSAATAVSDYVPSEIRAYGLGIFGAFTIASYSVGPTIGEIVIERFSYSTFFLYTSLFSLLAFILCFLSREGNFRVSEKSIFSGFFDVVFSARFRVLLLTNLIIAVGLGSMLNFFSVFLEENGIHAWSFFLTYSVTVILIRILGGKLPDIVERRKIALPSMLIMVSSLLMIFSINSTLSAVLVSFVFSLGYGILYPTISAMIIDRALDDERGTAMGAFNMSFSIGINFFAFALGLIARDYGFSNMYSITGMFMFAGCIIFTYKYFISAGRVKRLS, via the coding sequence ATGTCTTTTGCACAAAAGTACAGAGATTTTTCCCTCGTCACTTTGGGAAATTTTTTCTTTTTCTGCAATTTTTCCTCTTTTTTCCTGCTTCCGCTTTTCATAAAAGATATCGGGGGTGACGAGGCCCGCATAGGGTATGTCATGGGCACCTTTGGCATAACTTCAATAGGAGCTATCCCCTTCGCAGCCTATCTGATAGACCACTACGGGCGAAGAAGGTTCATGCTTGCAGGTTCTTTCCTGATGTTTCTGGTTTCCTTTCTCTATATTTTTATATCGGATCTTGACGTAAAGATATTTCTCCTGAGGCTCATGCAGGGAATAGCTTTCGCTTTTTTCTTCACCTCAGCCGCTACGGCGGTCTCCGATTATGTTCCCAGTGAAATAAGGGCCTACGGGCTCGGCATTTTCGGTGCCTTCACGATAGCTTCTTACTCGGTTGGACCTACTATCGGAGAAATTGTGATCGAAAGATTCAGCTACTCGACCTTCTTTCTCTATACCTCTTTGTTTAGCCTGCTTGCCTTTATTCTGTGTTTTCTTTCGCGGGAGGGGAACTTCAGGGTATCCGAAAAATCCATTTTCAGCGGATTTTTCGACGTTGTTTTCTCCGCGAGGTTCCGCGTGCTTCTGCTGACCAATCTTATAATTGCCGTGGGACTTGGAAGCATGCTTAATTTCTTCTCCGTTTTTCTCGAGGAAAACGGAATTCATGCTTGGAGCTTTTTTCTTACATATTCGGTAACCGTCATATTAATCAGGATCCTGGGAGGAAAGCTTCCAGATATTGTTGAGAGGAGGAAAATAGCCCTGCCTTCGATGCTTATCATGGTGTCGTCCTTGCTGATGATTTTTTCCATAAACTCCACTTTGAGTGCCGTTCTGGTTTCTTTCGTCTTCAGCCTGGGTTACGGAATTCTCTATCCCACCATAAGCGCGATGATTATCGACAGGGCTCTTGATGATGAAAGGGGAACTGCGATGGGAGCGTTCAACATGTCTTTTAGCATCGGGATAAACTTTTTTGCCTTCGCTCTCGGACTCATAGCGCGAGATTACGGTTTTTCGAACATGTATTCGATAACGGGAATGTTCATGTTTGCGGGGTGCATTATCTTTACCTATAAATATTTTATAAGTGCGGGGAGGGTGAAACGTCTTTCATGA
- the pckA gene encoding phosphoenolpyruvate carboxykinase (ATP) translates to MSENFSIEKELSEKHQLKKPSGIYYNLSVPRLYEEAIKRNEGHVGESGTFVGYTSPHTGRSPKDRFVVKEPSTEKNIDWGAVNKPVSPEVFDHFYEEVMDYFKGKDVFVRDLQVCAHPDYRTNVRVINEFAWHNLFVNNLFIRPSASELPHKEVGFTVISAPGFKADDPEKYGLNSETFIFLNLSRKIALIGGTRYAGEMKKSVFAAMNFLLPERNVFPMHCSANIGKDGNVALFFGLSGTGKTTLSADPERALIGDDEHGWFDEGVFNFEGGCYAKTIKLSPTTEPEIYQAALNFGSVLENVELDLQMGKIDFDSDKYTENTRGAYQIDMLENIVPEGIGGIPKSIFMLTYDAFGVLPPISKLDSDQAMRYFLLGYTAKVAGTERGVSKPQATFSSCFGSPFLPRPPKFYGAMLKERMEKHKVNVWLLNTGISGGPFGVGKRMPLPSTRALVTAAVSGLLDDREFVKVPILDLSVPVDCPGVDSTLLQPRLSWDDPDEYDHKARTLSELFEKEYEKYV, encoded by the coding sequence ATGTCCGAGAATTTTTCAATCGAAAAGGAGCTTTCAGAAAAACACCAGCTTAAGAAACCTTCGGGAATATATTACAACCTTTCCGTTCCCAGGCTTTACGAAGAAGCGATCAAGAGAAACGAAGGACACGTTGGTGAGAGTGGAACTTTTGTAGGCTACACTTCTCCTCATACTGGAAGATCCCCCAAGGACAGATTTGTAGTAAAGGAGCCTTCCACGGAAAAAAATATAGACTGGGGAGCGGTAAACAAGCCCGTATCACCAGAGGTGTTTGATCACTTTTACGAGGAAGTGATGGATTATTTCAAAGGGAAGGACGTTTTCGTGAGAGACCTGCAGGTCTGCGCTCATCCCGACTACAGAACAAACGTGAGGGTGATTAATGAATTCGCCTGGCACAATCTTTTCGTAAATAATCTCTTCATACGACCCAGTGCTTCTGAGCTTCCGCATAAGGAAGTGGGTTTTACCGTCATTTCAGCCCCGGGTTTTAAGGCAGATGACCCGGAAAAATACGGTCTTAACAGCGAAACCTTCATATTTCTTAACCTGAGCCGAAAAATTGCCCTTATCGGTGGTACACGCTACGCGGGAGAGATGAAAAAATCCGTTTTTGCCGCCATGAATTTTCTTCTGCCGGAAAGAAATGTTTTTCCAATGCACTGTTCGGCGAACATCGGAAAGGACGGAAATGTGGCGCTTTTCTTCGGATTGTCGGGAACTGGCAAAACCACGCTTTCTGCTGATCCCGAAAGGGCGCTTATCGGAGATGACGAACATGGCTGGTTTGATGAAGGGGTTTTTAATTTCGAAGGTGGCTGTTATGCGAAGACCATAAAGCTTAGCCCGACTACAGAACCCGAGATTTATCAAGCAGCGCTTAATTTCGGCTCGGTTCTTGAGAACGTCGAACTCGATTTACAAATGGGGAAAATAGATTTTGACAGCGACAAATATACCGAGAACACCCGCGGGGCATACCAGATTGACATGCTCGAAAATATTGTTCCGGAAGGAATAGGCGGTATTCCCAAAAGTATTTTCATGCTTACCTATGATGCTTTCGGAGTCCTGCCCCCTATATCAAAGCTTGATTCCGACCAAGCCATGCGTTATTTCCTTCTGGGCTACACGGCGAAAGTTGCCGGCACCGAGAGGGGAGTGAGCAAACCTCAGGCGACTTTCAGCTCATGTTTCGGGTCTCCTTTTCTTCCAAGACCCCCGAAGTTCTACGGAGCGATGCTGAAAGAAAGAATGGAAAAACACAAAGTAAACGTATGGCTTCTAAATACCGGAATTTCCGGCGGGCCTTTCGGGGTCGGCAAGAGAATGCCTCTTCCCTCCACAAGAGCTCTTGTTACAGCAGCCGTAAGCGGTTTGCTTGACGACAGAGAGTTTGTCAAAGTCCCTATACTTGACCTCTCCGTGCCGGTTGATTGCCCTGGAGTTGATTCAACTCTTCTACAGCCTCGACTTTCATGGGATGATCCGGACGAATATGATCACAAGGCTCGTACTCTTTCGGAACTTTTCGAGAAAGAATACGAAAAGTATGTCTAG
- a CDS encoding tRNA (adenine-N1)-methyltransferase codes for MKIKSGDTILLVSPDNKSFMVVVEEGKSFSSHMGILDLSSALGKKWGETIVSSLGNDFVLLNPTVEQKIMKVRRATQIVYPKDAALILFKTDVRAGVRVVEAATGSGALTIALANSVAPSGKVYTYEKREQFMNNAKDNVRRAGLSQYVEFNCGDAREGFKEREVDVAILDLPSPWYGIPAAYEALASGGRIASISPTYNQVERTAESLEEKGFVRIETVELIMRNYQVKKGKTRPDNRTVAHTGFLTFAFKGISDVDARESK; via the coding sequence ATGAAAATAAAATCCGGTGACACCATTCTCCTCGTTTCACCTGATAATAAAAGCTTCATGGTGGTGGTAGAAGAGGGCAAGTCGTTCAGTTCTCACATGGGAATACTCGATCTTTCCTCCGCGCTGGGAAAAAAATGGGGGGAAACTATAGTCTCAAGTCTTGGAAACGATTTTGTACTTCTTAACCCTACCGTGGAACAGAAGATTATGAAGGTGAGAAGGGCTACGCAGATCGTTTATCCCAAGGATGCGGCCTTGATTCTCTTTAAAACGGACGTGAGAGCGGGAGTGAGGGTTGTTGAAGCCGCGACCGGCTCAGGAGCCCTTACCATCGCGCTTGCGAATTCGGTGGCCCCTTCCGGAAAAGTCTATACGTACGAGAAAAGAGAGCAGTTCATGAATAATGCCAAAGATAACGTACGACGGGCGGGGCTTTCTCAATACGTGGAATTTAACTGTGGCGATGCCAGAGAAGGTTTTAAGGAAAGAGAAGTCGACGTCGCGATACTTGATCTCCCTTCTCCATGGTATGGAATTCCGGCGGCTTACGAGGCTCTTGCTTCCGGAGGGAGAATCGCGAGTATTTCCCCAACATACAACCAGGTGGAAAGAACCGCAGAATCGCTTGAGGAAAAGGGTTTTGTGAGAATCGAAACGGTAGAGCTTATAATGAGGAACTATCAGGTGAAAAAGGGGAAGACCCGCCCGGATAACAGGACCGTGGCACACACAGGATTCCTTACCTTCGCCTTCAAGGGAATAAGCGATGTTGACGCCCGCGAATCAAAATGA